In the Pedobacter cryoconitis genome, CCGCTGCTGCTGGAAATAGATTTTGACGGACAGTATATCGGAGTCCATAATTATACGGAACTCATTAGCAGGTGGAGTGAAACTAAAAAAGCAGTGCTGGAATATTTTCAGGGTGAAACAACCGAAAAGTACCTGGAGCTGATGGAGGAAGCTATTTCTACGCCAGAGCGGGTGAGTGAGCTATTTAGAAACGAGTTGTTTTATTCGGTTTTCTTTTCTCCTGTTTACAAGTCTTACGGAGGTGAATTTAAGGTAGAAGAACAGGTGTTTTTCCCAATCGCGGGCCGTGCAGCACCAGTAGAATTCAAAACCACACAGGAAGTCATCCCTTTTTTGAATGAAGCACATTATATCGAGATACATCATCATGGTGTAGTAACTGATAAAAGAAGTAATGCTGATCTTTTAGAAGAGCAGAGTTTTCCTTTAGAACAGTTGCTCAATCCAGATGCAGCCGGAGCAACAGGAATTTATACAGCAAAGTATGTATTGGATCCAACAACCAGGTCTATCCGGTCGATTGTGGCTAAATGGACTCTTGAATTCAATATTCCTCAGGAAACAGAGCTCAAAATATTTGAGTTGATTGAAGATAAAGAGGAAGAAATTAAAATTATAGCAACTGAAAATCAACAAAGGGGAATGACATTCCTTGATGGGAATGCTTCGCCGAAAGGGAGAAAAGTAACAGATATTTTTAACTTTTTGTGGGAGAAATAACTTAAAGATAAAGACATGGCAGAAAAACATTTAGTAGTGGAGGGCGCAATGTGTATGTGTGATTTTGGTAAAAATCCTGACTTTTTAAAAGTGCTTACGCATAAGCGTGAGTATGCTAATGACAAAAGCGGATCAACCAAATATATTGCCAGTACCAAAGATATTGGTGCCACATTTAAGCAGAATACATTTGGCCCATGTGCAAAACAGCTGGGCAAACCCTGTAATGCTATCGTTTTGGAATGGAAATATTTTTATGAACATACTACTTTAACCAATGGTGGTAAAATAATACTGGAAGACAGCAAGGCAACTTGTCCGATTGGCGGGCCTGATTGCATTAAAATAATTAAACATGGTCAGATTGCTGAACCGGGCGGGCAGAATTTTAAAAATGCAGAGCCTAAGGTGAGCAAAGTATTAAATCCTGCGGTAGATCCCAGAGCATTAACAGAAGAACCGGTTAGTATTGAAGGAATAATTTTTGAATAGCATGGCGAAAACTGTAAAAGGACCAAAGAAGATTCGATTAAAAGCTGGAGAAAGTTATTTCCCCGGAACCACCAATGATAGTTTAGTACTGATCAAAGCAGATGTAGCCTCTGCATTTGAAGTAGTTGAATGGTTTCCAGGAACTACTGACGCACAAAAAAATAACATTACCTGGTTATATGAAGATGTGAAGCGCAAAAAGGTGCTAATGGCTTCAAAAACCGGTGTTCCGGAAGTCAGAGCGTTATCCATTCCTAAAAAACTTTGCGGGAGTTCACCCATGTATTACCTGGAAGCGAGTCTGACAGGATCTATTGACCTGAGTCTCCATGCTGGTATACTGGTTAGGGGAGTTTGCGAACCATTGATTGTAACATCAAGCTGGAGTAAAGAATATAAAGGAGCATCGCTGGGAAAAGAACCTATCCGTTTTGGCGATGATGTCCATCTGAGATTATTTACTGAAGGGTTAAATGGAAACAGAGTCACGATACAGTTCTTTAAAATGGAATGGGGAGATGATTTTCCAGTAGACACTTTAAACAATATTTTGTGTGAGAATGGTGAAGTCAATTTACTGATCCGGCATACTTATTTATGGTACCCCAAACTTAAAACTGGTCCGGACGTTCAGGAGATTTATGTTAAAGTACTGGATCCGTTAACAAAAAAACTGGTATTGGATAGCCGCAACCAGGATATGCATGCCAGGTTCCTCAGGCTTAAAAATGCAGTTTCTACTTCTGCAGTAGCAAGTCCGACCAACTTAACTGTAGCTACGGTAGGACCTCCATTGGAGAACTTGAAACAGGTAGATCATTGCCGGTATACTAAAATTGAGCTTATGGACCCTGAAGCGGTTCCGGTATTTGATGAAGGTAAGATCAACCTTGAAGGCGCAAAGAATTCAGAATTCTACCTGGATGAGAAAATCAATTATGCTTTTGATGAGTATAAAGTGCGGGACAGTGATAAAAAGAAGCTGGACAAAATTGCAGAGATTTTGATGAAAATCCCTTACACGCCAGTAGAATTAGGTTCACATACAGATCGTTTTGGTACACCGGAGTACAATATGAAACTCTCTGAAAAAAGGGCTAAAGCAGCTGTAGATTATTTGGTCTCTAAAAATATTGATGCTTCCAGAATTTTTCCCAAAGGATATGGAAAGACAAAACTTTACAATCCGGATGAAAATCTGAGTAAGCAGGGGAGTATAGTTAACCGCAGGACGACTATAAAACTTAAAATTTTTACGCATAACGCAGTAAGTATACAGTATGAGACTATCGGGCCTGGTGAAAGTATCAAAAGAGAAATTCCGATAAAGATTTCCAACTTTAAAACTAAAGGTCTGTGTAATCTGATTTCTAATCCGCACAAGCTGGAAGTTCCTTATGGTGATCTGCTGCCCAATAAAGCAAGTACGACACTAAAGCTGGATGCAGCGGAAACTATTCACCCTAAGGTTTATTCTCCTTTGGATGAAAGGACGCATGCTTATGATTATATCTGGCCGATGAGCAGGCAGGCGAATAAGTTCTATTATTATATCAATTCCTGTGCTTATTTTTCTGATCAGAATAAACCAACACTTGTAATCAACACCTATTCTGATATTAAATGGGTATTGACTTTTTTCTTAAACCTGACTAATGATCTGAGTGTGAAGTGGCAGAACTTTACGCCCGAACAGCATAAAGAGATGCAGAGCAGGGCTGGTAAACTGGGTGCAGAAAGAAGGTGGAAACAAAAGGAAGCTTCTTTTGGTTTCAATTTGCAAAGCAACTGGAATATGGGCGGTGACGGAACATATGGCGGGCATGATGAGTTTAAAAAAGAACATGAAGGGAAATTTAAAAAACTCTACAGCCTTTTTTCCGGATTAAATTCTATTTCTGATGCGATCACTGCGCAGACTAAAGGAACGGTAAGAAATATAGGATTTAAAAACGGGCCGATCTCATTTGCTGTAAAACCACCTAATCTTTCTTTATCAGCAACCTGGCAATTGCAGCGTGCTAAAAAGAAAGGGGCACCTATGTCTAAAATAGGTACCCGGATAGATATTAATTTTAATGCAGATCCGCTGATTGGTCTGGAATTGACAATCGATCTGATTGGAGCTGCTGTTGGTTTTGTCGCTGGTGCTATTTCTGGTGGTTCTGCTGCTCCCGGAGCAGTAAAATTATACCAAAAAATTAAAGAGCAGCTTAAAAAAGGTTTGGATCTTGGAAATGATGATGTAGGATTTAAAGCCAGTGTAGATTTTTATATGGATCTGGTCATT is a window encoding:
- a CDS encoding DUF4280 domain-containing protein; this encodes MAEKHLVVEGAMCMCDFGKNPDFLKVLTHKREYANDKSGSTKYIASTKDIGATFKQNTFGPCAKQLGKPCNAIVLEWKYFYEHTTLTNGGKIILEDSKATCPIGGPDCIKIIKHGQIAEPGGQNFKNAEPKVSKVLNPAVDPRALTEEPVSIEGIIFE
- a CDS encoding OmpA family protein, whose translation is MAKTVKGPKKIRLKAGESYFPGTTNDSLVLIKADVASAFEVVEWFPGTTDAQKNNITWLYEDVKRKKVLMASKTGVPEVRALSIPKKLCGSSPMYYLEASLTGSIDLSLHAGILVRGVCEPLIVTSSWSKEYKGASLGKEPIRFGDDVHLRLFTEGLNGNRVTIQFFKMEWGDDFPVDTLNNILCENGEVNLLIRHTYLWYPKLKTGPDVQEIYVKVLDPLTKKLVLDSRNQDMHARFLRLKNAVSTSAVASPTNLTVATVGPPLENLKQVDHCRYTKIELMDPEAVPVFDEGKINLEGAKNSEFYLDEKINYAFDEYKVRDSDKKKLDKIAEILMKIPYTPVELGSHTDRFGTPEYNMKLSEKRAKAAVDYLVSKNIDASRIFPKGYGKTKLYNPDENLSKQGSIVNRRTTIKLKIFTHNAVSIQYETIGPGESIKREIPIKISNFKTKGLCNLISNPHKLEVPYGDLLPNKASTTLKLDAAETIHPKVYSPLDERTHAYDYIWPMSRQANKFYYYINSCAYFSDQNKPTLVINTYSDIKWVLTFFLNLTNDLSVKWQNFTPEQHKEMQSRAGKLGAERRWKQKEASFGFNLQSNWNMGGDGTYGGHDEFKKEHEGKFKKLYSLFSGLNSISDAITAQTKGTVRNIGFKNGPISFAVKPPNLSLSATWQLQRAKKKGAPMSKIGTRIDINFNADPLIGLELTIDLIGAAVGFVAGAISGGSAAPGAVKLYQKIKEQLKKGLDLGNDDVGFKASVDFYMDLVITSMINTKIGFGFNTVSETKEDTFKLEASSTLGVELKAGVMVKGELSMLVVSVDGYFEVKAKGSASITFGHGVYYDSKGLMYKPKLGFDGLDAEYIITASVGLATKKGTPAADLVKDQKGDWVLAEGNYKEVIPKFDVIKSLEEISGISVQIPLMRGDDN